The following are encoded in a window of Nibricoccus aquaticus genomic DNA:
- a CDS encoding nucleotide-diphospho-sugar transferase: MKSPLLFLIFNRPDTTATVFSRIREARPTRLYIAADGPRATRPDEARHCADTRAIATAIDWPCQVTTLFRDKNLGCKEAVSSAIDWFFSHEEEGIILEDDCVPAPDFFPFCDTLLAHHRHDHRIRHIAGCNFQQGTTRGDGSYYFSNLTHVWGWASWRRAWHDYDKDLARYTEDEIFEQLETRFHDPLLAAAWLEMAVSIKKKTVDTWDIQLAVTNLMHGGLSIIPNVNLISNIGFDSRATHTLSATDPKNAQPIGALGEIRHPSTPVADLAADLHTLHTEIKLTEARRQKYARPKYRLKRFIATLGGPRRWKRAGT, translated from the coding sequence ATGAAATCCCCGCTGCTCTTCCTGATTTTCAACCGGCCCGACACCACCGCCACGGTGTTCTCCCGCATCCGCGAAGCGCGCCCCACCCGCTTGTACATTGCAGCCGACGGCCCCCGCGCCACCCGTCCCGACGAAGCCCGCCACTGCGCCGATACCCGCGCCATCGCCACCGCCATCGACTGGCCTTGCCAGGTGACCACGCTATTCAGGGATAAAAACCTCGGCTGCAAAGAAGCCGTCTCCAGCGCGATCGACTGGTTTTTCAGCCACGAAGAAGAAGGTATCATTCTCGAAGACGACTGCGTTCCCGCCCCCGATTTTTTCCCCTTCTGCGACACCCTGCTCGCGCATCATCGCCACGATCACCGCATCCGCCACATCGCCGGCTGCAACTTCCAGCAAGGCACCACCCGCGGCGACGGCTCCTACTATTTTTCAAACCTCACTCACGTCTGGGGCTGGGCCAGCTGGCGACGCGCATGGCACGACTACGACAAAGACCTCGCGCGATACACCGAAGACGAAATCTTCGAGCAGCTCGAAACTCGTTTCCACGACCCACTGCTCGCCGCCGCCTGGCTCGAGATGGCTGTGAGCATCAAAAAAAAGACCGTCGATACCTGGGATATTCAACTCGCCGTCACCAACCTCATGCACGGCGGTCTATCGATCATTCCCAACGTGAATCTCATCTCCAACATAGGCTTCGACTCCCGCGCCACCCACACACTCTCGGCCACCGACCCCAAAAACGCCCAGCCCATCGGCGCACTCGGCGAAATACGCCACCCATCCACACCCGTGGCCGACCTCGCCGCCGATCTCCACACACTGCACACCGAGATCAAACTCACCGAGGCCCGACGCCAAAAATACGCCCGCCCCAAATACCGCCTGAAACGCTTCATCGCCACCCTCGGCGGCCCTCGGCGCTGGAAACGCGCCGGCACCTGA
- a CDS encoding glycosyltransferase family 2 protein yields MRNLSVILPTLNSMPLLPAHIASMRSWIDLADEIIVVDSHSTDGTQYYLRENLRAHPAQIHTHPRGLYQSWNSAIQRATGRWLYISTVGDPISRDLLEHLLDTSERLQSDVLLGNPAFIDENDQPLPEFYWAPNEIADTLATEGPVTFSGPAALFYAAKHLYTSALLGSCASNLYRTTHLQRLPFCTDFGMAGDAAWGIRHALETTFATTRHPGSFFRVHRKSYETCACECETLEPRLHALVRETCSRQPASALLDELQIPEMITHLTSSIQLGRSLKVRRQQSRGPWYVHPALWRERSALRCHRQSLDAIVARSTQLIRESHTQRTATLTPPVSDRSTQSTPS; encoded by the coding sequence ATGCGAAACCTAAGCGTAATCCTCCCGACGCTCAATTCCATGCCCCTGCTGCCGGCGCACATCGCGTCGATGCGCTCATGGATAGACCTCGCCGACGAAATCATCGTCGTGGACAGCCATTCGACCGATGGCACCCAGTATTATTTGCGCGAAAATTTGCGCGCCCACCCCGCGCAAATCCACACCCACCCCCGCGGCCTCTACCAATCCTGGAACAGCGCCATCCAACGCGCCACCGGCCGCTGGCTCTACATCTCCACCGTCGGCGATCCCATCTCCCGCGACCTGCTCGAACACCTGCTCGACACCTCCGAACGCCTTCAAAGCGACGTCCTCCTCGGCAACCCCGCCTTCATCGACGAAAACGACCAGCCCCTCCCGGAGTTCTATTGGGCCCCGAATGAGATCGCGGATACACTCGCCACAGAAGGCCCGGTCACCTTCAGCGGTCCCGCTGCCCTCTTCTACGCCGCGAAACACCTCTACACCTCCGCCCTCCTCGGCAGCTGCGCCAGCAATCTCTACCGCACAACCCACCTGCAACGCCTCCCGTTCTGCACCGACTTCGGCATGGCCGGCGACGCCGCCTGGGGCATCCGCCACGCCCTCGAAACCACCTTCGCCACCACACGCCACCCCGGCTCCTTCTTCCGCGTCCACCGCAAAAGCTACGAAACCTGCGCCTGCGAGTGCGAAACCCTCGAACCACGCCTCCACGCACTTGTCCGGGAGACCTGCTCGCGCCAACCGGCATCCGCCCTGCTGGACGAGCTCCAAATCCCGGAAATGATCACACACCTCACCTCGAGTATTCAGCTCGGCCGCTCCCTCAAAGTCCGGCGGCAACAATCCCGCGGCCCCTGGTACGTGCATCCCGCACTGTGGCGCGAACGCTCCGCGCTTCGATGCCACCGCCAGTCGCTCGACGCCATCGTCGCCCGCTCAACTCAGCTCATCCGCGAATCACACACTCAACGCACAGCCACGCTCACACCTCCCGTCAGCGATCGCTCCACCCAGTCCACGCCCTCGTGA
- a CDS encoding ABC transporter ATP-binding protein, with protein sequence MRRFVPYIKYLKAIRAQFIGSVLCAALYGIISGFVLNYVLMKKVLPAVFSEGARDMSTWQIAGYAALVPAVFLVRALAAFFNSYLVSLCGVRVLEQVRLDFFQRLQALPLNFFARHTSGDLLSRGLADTNQLQYTLTNVGNEIFKQPATLLFALGALIYEASSTPDAWKMLLCLASVPLAVFPIRYVGKHILRRAQQLQSQLGVVSDRLSENLSATKEIRAFGLEERETNRFRTAVQSLFHVQMKIVKYSSFLSPTIEFISSLGIAGTLVYAYYANIPWTSFLFIVGAIYFAYEPIKKIGAINNDLKRGLSALDRIEEILNAPLEIDDPANPVAVDRLQGRIAFQNVSFAYKTDTHVLKDVTIDLPPGTVCALVGPSGAGKSTFANLVPRFYEVSNGGVTIDGIDLRAMKVADLRRNIALVSQDPVLFNDTIYNNLLLGRAGATREEVEQAAKDAFAHDFILSQPNGYDTMVGERGGKLSGGQKQRVALARAFLRNAPILILDEATSALDSESEAFIQRALQKLVVGKTVLIIAHRFSTIRDASKILVFEEGRIVAHGPHAQLYGTSPLYKTLYDRQQGAGAEVRA encoded by the coding sequence AAGGCGATCCGGGCCCAGTTCATCGGCTCCGTCCTCTGCGCCGCCCTTTACGGCATCATCTCCGGCTTCGTGCTGAATTACGTGCTGATGAAAAAAGTCCTGCCCGCCGTCTTCTCCGAAGGCGCGCGCGACATGAGCACGTGGCAGATCGCCGGATACGCCGCCCTCGTCCCCGCCGTCTTCCTCGTCCGCGCCCTCGCCGCATTTTTCAACTCCTACCTCGTCAGCCTCTGCGGCGTCCGCGTCCTCGAACAAGTCCGCCTCGATTTCTTCCAACGCCTCCAGGCTCTCCCTCTTAACTTCTTCGCCCGACACACCAGCGGCGACCTCCTCTCCCGCGGCCTCGCCGACACCAACCAGCTCCAGTACACGCTCACCAACGTCGGCAACGAAATCTTCAAGCAGCCCGCCACGCTCCTCTTCGCGTTGGGCGCACTCATCTACGAAGCCTCCTCCACGCCCGACGCTTGGAAAATGCTCCTTTGCCTCGCCTCCGTTCCCCTCGCCGTCTTCCCGATTCGCTACGTCGGCAAACACATCCTCCGCCGCGCGCAACAACTCCAGTCCCAGCTCGGCGTGGTCAGCGATCGCCTCAGCGAAAATCTTTCGGCCACCAAAGAAATCCGCGCCTTCGGCCTCGAAGAACGCGAAACCAACCGCTTCCGCACCGCGGTCCAGAGCCTCTTTCACGTCCAGATGAAGATCGTGAAGTACTCCAGCTTCCTCTCCCCCACCATCGAGTTCATCTCCTCCCTCGGGATCGCCGGCACCCTCGTTTACGCCTACTACGCGAACATTCCTTGGACCAGTTTCCTGTTCATCGTCGGCGCCATCTACTTCGCCTACGAACCGATCAAAAAAATTGGTGCCATCAACAACGACCTCAAACGCGGCCTCAGCGCCCTCGATCGCATCGAGGAAATCCTCAACGCCCCGCTCGAAATCGACGACCCCGCGAACCCCGTCGCCGTTGACCGCCTCCAGGGCCGCATCGCGTTTCAAAACGTCTCCTTCGCCTACAAGACCGACACCCACGTCCTCAAAGACGTCACCATCGATCTCCCCCCCGGCACCGTCTGCGCCCTCGTCGGCCCCAGTGGCGCCGGCAAATCCACCTTCGCCAACCTCGTCCCGCGTTTCTACGAGGTCTCCAACGGCGGCGTCACCATCGACGGCATCGACCTGCGTGCGATGAAAGTCGCCGACCTCCGCCGCAACATCGCCCTCGTCTCCCAAGACCCCGTCCTCTTCAACGACACCATTTATAACAACCTCCTGCTCGGTCGCGCCGGTGCTACCCGCGAAGAAGTCGAGCAAGCCGCTAAAGACGCCTTCGCCCACGATTTCATCCTGTCTCAGCCCAACGGCTACGACACCATGGTCGGCGAACGCGGCGGCAAACTTTCTGGCGGACAAAAACAGCGCGTCGCCCTCGCCCGCGCCTTCCTGCGCAACGCCCCCATCCTCATCCTCGACGAAGCCACCAGCGCCCTCGACAGCGAGAGCGAAGCCTTCATCCAGCGCGCCCTCCAGAAACTCGTCGTCGGCAAAACTGTCCTCATCATCGCCCACCGCTTCAGCACGATTCGCGACGCCTCCAAAATCCTCGTCTTCGAAGAGGGCCGCATCGTCGCCCACGGCCCCCACGCCCAGCTCTACGGCACCAGCCCCCTCTACAAAACCCTCTACGACCGCCAGCAAGGCGCGGGAGCGGAAGTGCGCGCCTGA